Proteins encoded together in one Neisseria lactamica window:
- the mtrE gene encoding multidrug efflux transporter outer membrane subunit MtrE has protein sequence MDTTLKTTLTSVAAAFALSACTMIPQYGQPKVEVAETFKNDTADSGIRAVDLGWHDYFADPRLQKLIDIALERNTSLRTAVLNSEIYRKQYMIERNNLLPTLAANANGSRQGSLDGGNVSSSYNVGLGAASYELDLFGRVRSSSEAALQGYFASTANRDAAHLSLIATVAKAYFNERYAEEAMSLAQRVLKTREATYKLSELRYKAGVISAVALRQQEALIESAKADYAHAVRSREQARNALATLINQPIPDDLPAGLPLDKQFFVEKLPAGLSSEVLLDRPDIRAAEHALKQANANIGAARAAFFPSIRLTGSVGTGSAELGGLFKSGTGVWSFAPSITLPIFTWGTNKANLDAAKLRQQAQIVAYEAAVQSAFQDVANALAAREQLDKAYDALSKQSRASKEALRLVGLRYKHGVSGALDLLDAERSSYSAEGAALSAQLTRAENLADLYKALGGGLKRDTQTDK, from the coding sequence ATGGATACTACATTGAAAACCACCTTAACTTCTGTTGCGGCAGCCTTTGCATTGTCTGCCTGCACGATGATTCCCCAATACGGGCAGCCCAAAGTTGAAGTTGCGGAAACGTTCAAAAACGATACCGCCGACAGCGGCATCCGCGCCGTCGATTTGGGTTGGCACGACTATTTTGCCGATCCGCGCCTGCAAAAGCTGATCGACATCGCACTCGAGCGCAATACCAGTTTGCGTACCGCCGTATTGAACAGCGAAATCTACCGCAAACAATATATGATCGAACGCAACAACCTTCTGCCCACGCTTGCCGCCAATGCGAACGGCTCGCGTCAAGGCAGCTTGGACGGCGGAAATGTCAGCAGCAGCTACAATGTCGGACTGGGTGCGGCATCTTACGAACTCGACCTGTTCGGACGCGTCCGCAGCAGCAGCGAGGCAGCACTGCAAGGCTATTTTGCCAGCACCGCCAACCGCGATGCGGCACATTTGAGCCTGATTGCCACCGTTGCCAAAGCCTATTTCAACGAACGTTATGCCGAAGAAGCGATGTCCTTGGCGCAGCGTGTCTTGAAAACGCGCGAAGCAACCTACAAGCTGTCCGAATTGCGTTACAAGGCAGGCGTGATTTCCGCCGTCGCCCTGCGCCAGCAGGAAGCCTTGATTGAATCTGCCAAAGCCGATTATGCCCATGCCGTCCGCAGCCGCGAGCAGGCGCGCAATGCCTTGGCAACCTTGATTAACCAACCGATACCCGACGACCTGCCCGCCGGTTTGCCTCTAGACAAGCAGTTTTTTGTTGAAAAACTGCCGGCCGGTTTGAGTTCCGAAGTATTGCTCGACCGTCCCGACATCCGTGCCGCCGAACACGCGCTCAAACAGGCAAACGCCAATATCGGTGCGGCACGCGCCGCCTTTTTCCCATCCATCCGCCTGACCGGAAGCGTCGGTACGGGTTCTGCCGAATTGGGCGGGCTGTTCAAAAGCGGCACCGGCGTTTGGTCGTTTGCGCCGTCTATTACCCTGCCGATTTTTACCTGGGGTACGAACAAGGCGAACCTTGATGCAGCCAAACTGCGCCAACAGGCACAAATCGTTGCCTATGAAGCCGCCGTCCAATCCGCATTTCAAGACGTGGCAAACGCATTGGCGGCGCGCGAGCAGCTGGATAAAGCCTATGACGCTTTAAGCAAACAAAGCCGCGCCTCTAAAGAAGCGTTGCGCTTGGTCGGCCTGCGTTACAAACACGGCGTATCCGGCGCGCTCGACTTGCTCGATGCGGAACGCAGCAGCTATTCGGCGGAAGGTGCGGCTTTGTCGGCACAACTGACCCGCGCCGAAAACCTTGCCGATTTGTACAAGGCGCTCGGCGGCGGATTAAAACGGGATACCCAAACCGACAAATAA
- a CDS encoding TonB-dependent siderophore receptor, whose protein sequence is MLLCAAHASAADLAALPEIHVKEPGKQTASNYTIPASSAATGIRLTQRETPQSLSVVTAKQIEDQGLDSLQDVLKQTPGVFHSKMGNNVSGHSQFISRSQAIDSISVDGAPKFLYEGKAIRRSTNNLDSTLYDQVVVVRGASGLSNGGMGEPGGTVALKRKKPTAKPAVSVETGVGSWKHYRFVLDANQPLNADNTLRGRAILVSDHGGDYLPNTSRHNHTFYGILSYDLAPQTQWNIGTEIHRFRNKGSSRFSYLTAAGNKKDGFIPFEASPRSNSSAKWAYGKDTGAEVFTSLSHEFDNGWKLTGNYSYLAGKSDIVSGIAGTYEINTDYSALFTSDRDRSKYRDQNFSLILDGDYPALGRSHEFNAGISYQDNKENLSFYEEGESTIPDLRKFDGNIAKPDMPYSRDGFTDMKNLSVYGSTRFKLTDRLALIGGGRFVDWRYRYSTERNKFAYSSHKQNVFIPYLGATYDIAGNLTAYASYTTIFRPQVRYLTKDGKPLEPQRGKTYELGLKASWFGRLNASASAFMNKRDHLGVVAGKFANGKDKYYRAADNTTTKGVELSIGGRLNDRWLLNASYARSKIKNSEGRQLHPSYPVHLFKLFTAYDLTDRLNLGANVNWQSRSHTLDEYPADINPAAAAALTQRPYATLDLTAHYKIGKSTRIGLDFENVFNKRYRTMPDIHVYGTPRSLTATVKHTF, encoded by the coding sequence ATGCTGTTATGCGCCGCGCACGCCTCCGCCGCAGACCTTGCCGCCCTTCCGGAAATACACGTCAAAGAACCGGGGAAACAAACGGCTTCCAACTACACCATCCCCGCCTCATCTGCAGCCACAGGCATCAGGCTGACCCAGCGTGAAACACCGCAATCCCTGTCTGTCGTAACGGCAAAACAAATCGAAGACCAAGGCTTGGACAGCCTGCAGGACGTATTGAAACAAACACCGGGCGTGTTCCACAGCAAAATGGGCAACAACGTCTCCGGCCACAGCCAATTTATTTCGCGCAGTCAGGCGATTGACAGCATTTCCGTGGACGGCGCGCCCAAATTCCTTTACGAGGGTAAAGCCATCCGCCGCAGTACCAACAATCTGGACAGCACGTTGTATGACCAAGTCGTCGTCGTGCGCGGCGCAAGCGGTTTGTCCAACGGCGGTATGGGCGAACCGGGCGGTACGGTTGCTTTGAAACGCAAAAAACCGACTGCCAAGCCTGCCGTCAGCGTCGAAACCGGTGTCGGTTCGTGGAAACACTACCGCTTCGTCCTTGATGCCAATCAGCCTTTAAATGCAGACAATACCTTGCGCGGTCGCGCTATTTTGGTCAGCGACCACGGCGGCGATTACCTACCGAACACATCGCGCCACAATCATACGTTCTACGGCATTCTGTCCTACGACCTCGCCCCTCAGACCCAATGGAATATCGGTACGGAAATACACCGTTTCCGCAATAAGGGCAGCTCGCGTTTCAGCTATCTGACGGCAGCAGGCAATAAGAAAGACGGATTCATACCGTTTGAGGCTTCGCCGCGCAGCAATTCCTCGGCAAAATGGGCTTACGGCAAAGACACCGGCGCCGAAGTATTCACGTCCCTCAGCCATGAGTTTGACAACGGCTGGAAACTGACGGGCAATTACAGCTATCTGGCAGGTAAAAGCGACATCGTTTCAGGCATTGCCGGTACATACGAAATCAATACCGACTACTCCGCGCTTTTCACTTCAGACCGCGACCGCAGCAAATACCGCGACCAGAATTTTTCCCTGATTTTGGACGGCGACTATCCGGCATTGGGCCGCTCGCACGAATTTAATGCGGGCATCAGCTATCAGGACAACAAAGAAAACCTGTCTTTCTATGAAGAAGGCGAATCGACGATTCCCGATTTGCGTAAATTTGACGGCAATATCGCCAAACCCGATATGCCGTATTCGCGCGATGGTTTTACCGATATGAAAAACCTGTCGGTTTACGGCTCGACCCGTTTCAAACTGACCGACAGGCTGGCATTAATCGGCGGCGGACGTTTTGTAGATTGGCGGTACCGTTACAGCACTGAGCGCAACAAATTTGCTTACAGCAGCCACAAACAAAACGTTTTCATTCCTTATTTGGGCGCAACTTACGACATAGCCGGCAATCTGACCGCTTATGCGTCTTACACCACCATCTTCCGTCCGCAAGTGCGTTACCTGACCAAAGACGGCAAACCGCTCGAACCGCAACGCGGCAAAACATATGAACTCGGCTTAAAAGCCTCGTGGTTTGGCCGTCTGAATGCTTCCGCATCCGCCTTTATGAACAAACGCGACCATTTGGGCGTGGTTGCAGGCAAATTCGCGAATGGTAAGGACAAATACTACCGTGCAGCCGACAACACTACAACAAAAGGCGTGGAACTCTCTATCGGCGGCCGCTTGAACGACAGATGGCTGCTGAATGCGTCTTATGCACGTTCCAAAATCAAAAACAGCGAAGGCAGGCAACTGCATCCGTCTTATCCGGTTCATTTGTTCAAACTCTTTACCGCGTATGACCTAACCGACCGTTTGAACCTGGGCGCAAACGTCAACTGGCAAAGCCGCAGCCACACGCTGGACGAATATCCCGCAGATATCAACCCGGCTGCCGCAGCCGCATTGACCCAACGCCCATACGCCACGCTGGATTTGACCGCGCATTACAAAATCGGCAAATCCACCCGCATCGGTTTGGACTTTGAAAACGTGTTCAACAAACGCTACCGCACCATGCCCGACATCCATGTTTACGGCACGCCGCGCAGCCTGACCGCAACCGTCAAACATACCTTCTAA
- a CDS encoding TonB-dependent receptor domain-containing protein — translation MKTSRFLLLPLAAALSQVWAAPVAEETAELSPVTVTGTQQQKANTVKFNPKATLQPLPAGDGADLLQSVPNMSIIRKGGSSGDPLFRGLGGSRLAINADDQFVYGGCSNRMDPPTSYIHPSTFDEVVVTKGPQTVTQGMGLISGSVHFVRKDPTFHEQPYSFNGSTTLGSSGRRDASFEAGAGGKYGYARLNVSHNESDDYKDGAGNRVHSNFKRDGQMVQLGVTPTENTTIAGTYERSRGKAAYADRMMDGSKFDREAWNIRISQRNITPWLSEIEARYGSSEIDHVMDTYSLRTIRDSSTGMQIKKANNPKRRTDTGNLKAVFDWDNVNLQTGIDYMRDRHTERNGNENYASSPFKPTQSFDQLGGFAEAAWQRTDKQKLIAGLRHDQVTGTYETKADSDPLKKTKYPLTSGFFRFEQTTGNTKYYAGLGIAQRAPDYWERKKSENLRLRKETNRQLDAGLIWNSGNWHVSASVFAGKVDDFIIVEPKPMTHHTAGSASAPSHHTGHHHTGPTPTAPATGVPAGSHTPTTPAAGGHSGTPAAGGHAGHHHGPDLSARNIDAIRLGGELEVKWQFAPNWSISSNLAYTRGKNTTDNLPLAQTPPLEWNNTLAFDNGKFSAGVLWKLVAKQNRYAKGQGNIIGQDIGASAGFGVLSVNAGWKFNKYATLQAGVDNVFNKTYAEFVSRSGGFVDPAAGIKTTRVNEPGRTAWLRLQAKF, via the coding sequence ATGAAAACCTCCCGTTTCCTACTCCTCCCCCTCGCAGCCGCGCTCAGCCAAGTATGGGCAGCCCCTGTTGCGGAAGAAACCGCCGAGCTCTCCCCCGTTACCGTTACCGGGACGCAGCAGCAAAAAGCCAACACAGTCAAATTCAATCCTAAAGCCACCCTCCAGCCCCTGCCGGCAGGGGATGGCGCAGACCTTTTACAATCCGTCCCCAATATGAGCATCATCCGCAAAGGCGGCAGCTCGGGCGATCCATTGTTCCGAGGTTTGGGCGGCTCGCGCCTTGCCATCAATGCAGACGACCAGTTCGTTTACGGCGGCTGTTCCAACCGCATGGACCCGCCCACTTCTTATATCCACCCCAGCACCTTTGACGAAGTTGTCGTTACCAAAGGTCCGCAAACCGTTACCCAAGGGATGGGCTTGATCAGCGGTTCGGTTCATTTCGTCCGTAAAGATCCGACCTTCCACGAACAACCCTACTCCTTCAACGGCAGTACCACATTAGGCAGCAGCGGCAGACGCGATGCCTCCTTTGAAGCCGGTGCAGGCGGCAAATACGGTTATGCCCGCCTCAATGTCTCACATAACGAATCCGACGACTATAAAGACGGAGCAGGCAACCGCGTACATTCCAACTTCAAACGCGACGGCCAAATGGTTCAGTTGGGCGTTACCCCGACCGAAAACACCACCATCGCCGGTACATACGAACGCAGCCGCGGTAAGGCCGCCTACGCCGACCGTATGATGGACGGCAGCAAATTCGACCGCGAAGCATGGAATATCCGCATCAGCCAACGCAATATCACACCGTGGTTGAGCGAAATCGAGGCACGCTACGGTTCCAGCGAAATCGACCACGTTATGGACACCTACAGCCTGCGTACCATCCGCGACTCCTCTACCGGTATGCAGATTAAAAAAGCCAATAACCCCAAACGCCGCACCGATACCGGCAATCTCAAAGCCGTATTCGACTGGGACAACGTCAACCTTCAAACCGGCATCGACTATATGCGCGACCGCCATACCGAACGCAACGGCAATGAAAACTACGCTTCGAGTCCTTTCAAGCCTACCCAAAGTTTTGACCAACTGGGCGGCTTTGCCGAAGCGGCTTGGCAACGTACCGACAAGCAAAAACTGATTGCCGGTTTGCGGCACGACCAAGTAACAGGCACATACGAAACCAAGGCAGACTCCGATCCCCTCAAAAAAACCAAATATCCTTTGACTTCCGGCTTTTTCCGTTTCGAGCAAACAACAGGCAATACCAAATACTACGCAGGTTTAGGCATCGCCCAACGTGCGCCCGACTACTGGGAACGCAAAAAATCGGAAAACCTCCGACTCCGAAAAGAAACCAACCGCCAACTTGATGCAGGGCTGATTTGGAACAGCGGAAATTGGCACGTCTCCGCCTCTGTATTTGCAGGCAAGGTTGACGATTTCATCATAGTCGAACCAAAACCGATGACGCATCATACCGCCGGCAGCGCGTCGGCACCTAGCCATCACACGGGACACCACCACACAGGACCCACTCCGACGGCACCGGCAACAGGTGTGCCCGCCGGCAGCCATACTCCGACGACACCGGCAGCAGGCGGACACTCTGGCACACCGGCAGCAGGCGGACACGCCGGCCATCATCATGGTCCAGACTTGAGCGCGCGCAATATCGATGCCATCCGTCTGGGCGGCGAACTTGAAGTGAAATGGCAGTTTGCACCAAACTGGAGCATCAGCAGCAACCTTGCCTACACGCGCGGTAAAAACACGACCGACAATCTGCCGCTTGCACAAACACCTCCGCTCGAATGGAACAACACCCTTGCCTTCGACAACGGCAAATTCAGCGCGGGCGTATTGTGGAAACTGGTTGCCAAGCAAAACCGCTACGCCAAAGGACAGGGCAACATCATCGGTCAGGACATCGGCGCATCCGCAGGCTTCGGCGTGCTTTCCGTCAATGCAGGTTGGAAATTCAACAAATACGCCACCCTGCAAGCTGGTGTGGACAATGTGTTCAACAAAACCTATGCCGAATTCGTCAGCAGGAGCGGAGGATTTGTCGATCCTGCCGCCGGCATCAAAACCACCCGCGTGAACGAACCCGGCCGCACCGCTTGGTTAAGGCTGCAAGCCAAGTTCTAA